CTTTACGATTTGTGGTTCAGTAAGTTCAGATTTTTTTCTCCCTTGTACAAATCTAAATCATTTAATTTCGTTAGTTTAGGTTTGTTGATTGACAGAGTATAATTTATTTGCATCGATTTCCAATAAATATCATGACAACAATAATTGTTTTCTTTCTTCCATCCCAAACAGAGACAATTCTCTATGATCCCAAACCTTCAGTAATCTACCACAGAATCAAAGATTACttgactctataatctttgcacagAATACAATTATTAATGTTCTGTGATATTATACAATGTTCTGTGATCGATACCGATAAGATTATTCTGTGAACTTTCAATGTCATTGAAAACGATAATTAAAGTTTATGGTGGATGCGCTTCGTAATAAATGTAAAACGAAGTTTTTCAGGATATTCACAGGctatttcataatttttccCTAGTTAACTATTGAAAAAGGGATTCACTAGAAACCATTTATGGGATAAAGGAATAAGTATGTAGGGATAAGTTATCGGCCATCATAAACCAACAAAACCCATGGCATTTCCACTAAAATTTTAAGGAACGTATGCGCTCCTCCACCAAAAAGCGTGCAATCAAAGCTTCCTGCCGCATTCCACAGATGGACGACCAACCCATGCCCATTGCCCATGCACATACCATCGTGGTTTGATATTTCACAACGGTATCCAACAAcaaatgagaaaacaatttcaattGGCTTACTAGTGGGAGCGGTTGCTGGTACACTAAATGATGAGTAATTGTTATTATCGTATTGTAATTTCTGTTGGAGAATTTTTGTGATAAAATGGTTTCTTTGAGGTACATGGACCTTTTGTGTTTTTTGATAGTTTGTGCAGCTTTGTTTACTATATGTGAGTACGTCATAATTAATACTATTCCCTAATTTAAATTGTTACCAGAAATGAGCATAAACGGTTTTTAAAAGGAAAGTTCGAAGGCACGCGAATTGTTTACAATGTTGATTTTAGCGATATTCCCAAACTGTTCTTTAtttcttttcaaataaaaataaaatatttccctCATTACTTTTAATCGCAGGTTATGATAAATTTTAAACAGGTTGAACGCTTATGATATAATGACAGGTGTTGAATTCGAGAAGAATTTCTGAAATGCTTGCTATGAtcagaagttttttcgaataataaacatttttatttcaaaatcatgAATCACTGCggtttgatgattattcaacagaagttattgaaataaaagatacgatccgaaaaaaaaataagttttgaCTCGACCTTAGATGGatttaaataaaattttcgaaCATGTACCATTTCTAATTAATCCTCTGTGGAGATGTCCTCTTGAGTCATAAATTATTCATCAATTGCTGATTGTTATTCACTTGAACTCATTAAATAGTCAATTTACAACTTTCATTACTTCATTCAGAGCAGTAGAACTCAAGCTTTTGATCCATCGAAAAGTTTCTGGGAATTTTggattgaaaatttaatttcaaaatctTATAGTTTGAGGTTTTTCATAATTTGACTAAATTCTAGATGGAAGTTATTATAGTAAACCTTCAATGAAAAGGGGAAAacccttttttctttaccattcgTAACATTGATGATTAATCAAGTTCAGAGTTTCCTTGTTAATCAAAACGTGACTGTAAAGAACAAAAAATACCTAGACGTATATGCGAAGTAATGCCTTTATGTTGATCGATAATTCTTCAAGATGAAATGCCCTCTTGATTTTTTACGCACGTAAAAATGGTACGCTATTATAAGAGCTTTGCTAATGATGCTCACTAATGAGCGATGCTGAAGGGGCATATTCTTTGCCTTTGAAAAGTGCCGTCTCGGCAATCAAGTGGAATTTAAGTAAATGAAACATGTAgcaatgagaaaaaattaagCAAATCTGGAAATTGTCATTCGTTTCTTTCcttccattttcattattccTCTTTGTGATTTAAAGAGATTTTCCAGAGAGCtcattttttaaaattcaagTCGTTGTGTTCGGCTTGTCATGAAAGGCCTGTTTAGACATGTATGTTATCCAGAATTTTCACAGGTATTCAACTTCATATCGGGATATCCAGATCAATGAACTGAAAAGATAATAAGCCTTTGTTCGATTTTTCAGTGGCCTGTTTTCTTCAGGAAAGTTGGAAATTCAAGCAACGGGTGTCAAAGAAATTTAATTTCGTTGTCCGGTAAACAATTTTTTAGCAAAATGTTTTCGTTTATTGAATCTATTAATATACTGATGAGTATTCTTATTTATATAGAGATATCTAAATGGTCTAAAATAAGTAAACATAAGATAATTAATCTTCAGAGCAAAAGATAAGACTATTTTTATTCTTACCATTATCATTCCCGAACGCATCATCTCTTGTCAAATCTAAAAGTCACGCATGACACATGACGTACGGTTCTTTGTTGTGTCAACAAATTCACGTATGCAATTTGAATCCTTGCCACGTAAAAAAGATGCGAATTTCAAAACTTTCCCAGGAACTGTATTCGAGTTGACAACGTTCGAAAGATTCGCTTTTGAGCTTTCCTGATCTGCTAAAATACAGGTACTTATTTTGATTGTTTTTCGAATCTGTAGCTGCTGCTATCGAATGCTATCAGTGCACTGGTAGCGATCCCGAAAGGCCATTCCAGTGCAACGAATGGCTTACAGACGATATAGATTTAAAACCAGAATCATGCGACTCCGTTTATGACGCTAAGTACTGCGTAAAGCACTATGGACGTTTCGAAGGTATTCAATGAAGGGTCTGGTTAAAAAACTAACCAAACATTGAAGTCTGTTTTACTAATTCGGGATGAAAAACTTACAAATGTGTCAATAACAATCATGTACTCTTCATTTCTTATTGCTAACCACTAACTATACTAATCTATCATGCTTTTTAACCTATGCTGGATTAACTGGGAACTGCAGCTTCTGCGATACTTTGCTATCAGTGTACGGCAGCAGATTCTGTTGATTGCTCCGATGGAATGGTCCATATGGGAGGTATAGAACCTCAGAGTTGCGACAATGTTTTTGAGGCACAATACTGTGTGAAATCTACCAGTTTACACAGTGAGTAATGTGAATATCACCACGAAATTTGATAGTGGGTCTAGTTTTTAGATTAATTTATTGTGTCTCTGTAGATAGGCATCCCTTGGTATTTCCTCACTAACTATTTGAATATTTGCGTGTTTAGATCAAAACTGTACATTTTTCTTACAGGAGGAATAGGTGCCAAGCGCTTCTGTTCATCTTTAGATCTGGGCAACTACTGCAATTATGTCAAACAGCCCGGGGACCTTCTGACGTATCGAACTTGCATCTACACCTGCACAGGAGACGGATGCAATCCAGCCAATAGGTCGAAATCTCACATTTTCGTTCTTTCAACAGCCTTAATCTTGACGGTTTATCGTTACCTTCAAAGATAAGACAAGATCTCGTATAATAATCTCGTATAGCTTCAACTGTAGGTACTGAAATAGCCCCCAGTCTTAACCAATGAGATTAAGAATGAGTCAAAAATCCATTGATCGTAAAGCGAACGCTTTAAAATACGTAAGTTTGGTAACTTTAACCCTTCAGAATGCTGTCCTCGGTCTCAGCATGCGTTATTCTCGAACCAGAGAGGGAGATCTGTTCATTTCTTCCACGGCTGTCCTGATGGCCGAAGTGGTCAAATTGACGACTTGCTTGGCCATCGTTTACGTGGACTCCGGTGGTATCATCAAGTTGTTCGAAGCTCTTCATGCCTACATCATAAAACAACCCTTGGATACTTTGAAGGTGGGAGTTCCGTCCCTTCTTTACGTGATACAGAACAATCTGTTATATCTGTCGGCGTCGCATTTGGACGCAGCCACCTATCAGGTAACGTACCAGTTGAAAATCTTCACGACAGCCATTTTCTCGGTGTTGATCCTCAAGAAACAGCTGATACTGACGCAGTGGCTGTCTCTGGTGTCCCTGATCGGAGGCATCGTCCTCGTCCAGCTGGCCCAGGACAAGGCGCCGGCCAAAGTGCCCAACGGGATGGAGCAGAACCACGTTATAGGCTTCCTGGCTGCCCTCGGTGCCTGTTGCCTCTCCGGCTTTGCTGGTGTGTATTTCGAGAAGATTCTGAAAGGAAGCGACATCTCGGTGTGGATGAGGAACATCCAGCTGAGTCTCCTGTCCATCCCGATAGGATTGGTCACCTGTTTCGCGCAGGacaattccaaaattttaaatcaGGGATTTTTCTTCGGTTACGACGGTTTCGTCGTGTACCTGATCGTCCTGCAGGCTACGGGGGGTCTGTTGGTAGCCTTGGTTGTCAAATACGCCGATAACATCCTCAAAGGATTCGCGACCTCCTTAGCCATAATAATATCGTGCATTGTCTCCATTTATCTCTTCGATTTTCATCTGACCGTCAAGTTTTCCGTCGGTGCTATGTTGGTGATATTCGCGATTTTCTTGTACGGTTACCAACCGAAGAAAAAACAATCCCCTATCACGGCTCACAAGGTGTAGTTCACACTGTTTTTTTCAACGTTGAGATTATTTTGTGCCACATTTTTCAGAAGGGTTTATTTACCGTACTTATCAAACAACAAGAAAAGATCTAAAAGTATTTTATTCGATTTCGAGTGCTTTTCAGTACAAACATGTTGAATCACTTGAGATACGCTTaggttgtgttttttttttactaagtTTTAAGATTTCACGTTGCATTTATATGTACATAGTTTAGCAACAGTAAATTATATCATTACAATATTGtaagatgaaaaaaatcaattctttTCCACGTTCTCAATAGATTATTTTCATCGATTACCTTTGGCAATAATTGTAGCGAATCAAAACTACGATCTTCCTATTTTATTCTGAAAGAACTTAACGATATATATATACAAgtgtgaaaataaaaatttttataaatatatatacatCTTTGATCCTCAATACTCTCGTTAGGTTTATACTGTTTCTTCTGATCGAAATATCGAGTTACATCCTGAATTTCAACAACGCTCATCACCTTCTAAAAATAAGACACGTTATTAACATTGCTCGAATCatggcaattttttttcttccacCACCAGAACAACCCAGTAGAACTAAACTATCTACAAGACTAAAACCATTTCAATTGAGGGATCGTAGCGAACTTTCAGATACAATCttattcaccaattttttttgagaACTGACGTTAGGAACTTGATTTTCTTTGGCTAACctgttgaagaaaattttcccGTACTCAAAGGATGATATCATGATTGCGCAGGAAGGGGCCACCTTGACCACCCGTGGAAAGAGCCCGGCGAACAAGCCTCTGAAGCCGTGAGATCTGCGTATGTCAAGGAATGTGTCGTAAAAGGAACCTACCATTGTTTTAGATTTACCTGAAAGCGTAAGAATCAacataaaaaatgaatgaataacgGGGATACTTTTCGTATGTCTGGATTTGGGAGTTTTCTAGGTAACTGGCTTCCTTACCACCATATATAGTTTTTTCCCCCAATTGGATCTGCTGGTGCGTCTTGATCACATCGAAAGGGGTAGTTATCGTCGCGGCgacctaaaaaaattgtgtgtacGAAGAAAAAACTGAGTATTTCAAACATACCATTCCAGCAAGTCCGCCACAAATGAAGCTTTTAGAGAAAGACGGCTGATTAGACGtccaaaaaagttttttgaaagTCTCGTAATTAGTCCAGTATATGGCAGAAAACGGAACATCCCTGCATAAAGTGGGAATCACCCCCATCCATAACGCACCCACGCCATCCTGCTTGATCAGCATTTTTAATGCTCGTCCGATTTCTACAAAATTAACACTGAGATTCTTCGTAACTCGAAGCTTAGATTGATAACACACCATAATAACTTAATTTTTGTGACTGCATTTTAGTCCTTATTAACTCTAGAGGGCTCACGAGAGTGACTGAAAAAATTCTAGCTGTTCCACCAGAAATAAGGGGAATCCAAAAAGGTTGTTCCGCGAGTCCTGCATTGTGAGCATTATATTTATGTTTCAACTTCAACCTAAATTGTTCATAAGCCACAAAATAGATTATTGTCGCAGGGATGGCTAAAACGAGGGTCGGACTTAAACCACTCCACAAAGATGTTATACCCTCTGTTTTGGTTATTTTATAAAATGCATCCTGAAATGAATGAAACTTGTCATGACTTCCTTATAACCTTCAAGGTTTAATTCACCATCGTTCCAGAGAAATGTCCTGGCCTGGCATACCACTGTCTCTGTAAATCTTGCGGTTTGCAACCACAAAAATGATCCATCAAACCGTTACAGTATAAAAAGCATCTTGGAGTGTTTTTCTGTTGAGCCTGAAGCCTTATTTTTACTACATCCAAGGGTGTTACTAAAATTGTTGTCGTTATTTAAGAAATATCGATAAATAACTTTATTATTCAAGCAAATTTGAATACCTAATAGTGAGGTTACCACCGCACCAGTGCATGATGCTAAAGCTTGCTGTGTTGGAGTGATAAGAAAGTCCACATCTTCTTGAGCTGGTAAACTTTCTCTTTCTCCAGAGTCCATGGTTCCCCGCGAACTTTGtccaatttttggaaaaattttcttttatttggtTCTATTTACATATCTGTCTTTTGCTAACCACagaattcaacatgtgattgCACAGCTGTCAAAAACATAGCGTAAATGTCAAAATTGATTtacacaaataaaaaaaaataaaatttcaacaaaCCCTTTTGCCTACTCTGCATCAGAAATAAATTCACAAAAAGGTAATACTAAACCTATGTTCGCCACGAATGTTTCTTGTAACGATTCCTTTCGCTAACTACAGCACACTAAAATTCCTGATAGAATTAAGTGATTattcagaaatggaaaataGTGGAGTTTTTTAATCTCAAAAAACCAAAATGCCCAAAAACAAACTTAAACTTACTTTACCCCCTGGTTCCCTTGAACAAAGCTCTACCACACCAACCAATGgattcaatgatatgcagaggCATGACTTTAAAGGCTCCACTATTGACCACTTAACTGCAAGACTGGAAGAATTGGATATGGATGATAACCAAATaaagaaaatagaaatttttctcgATCAGAAGGAAAAGATTGGAGTCAATCTAACtgatgacgatttcgaaaacttGGGTGAACTTGGTTCGGGTAATGGAGGAGTTGTAATCAAAGTTAGACACAAGACTAGCGGACTGATAATGGCAAGGAAACTGATACATTTAGAAGTAAAACCCGCTGTTAAAAAACAGATAATTCGTGAATTGAAGGTGTTGCACGAATGTAACTTCGCACATATCGTTGGATTTTATGGTGCTTTCTATATCGATGGCGAAATAAGCATCTGCATGGAATACATGGATGCTGGAAGTCTAGATTTGATATTGAAAAAGGCTGGAAGGattcctgaaaatattttaggcaaAATAACATGTGCCGTTCTGAAAGGTTTGAGCTACTTGAGGGATAAACATTCGATTATACATAGAGATGTTAAACCTAGTAATATTCTAGTCAACAGTAGTGGAGAGATTAAAATCTGTGATTTTGGGGTTTCTGGGCAACTCATAGACTCCATGGCTGAATCTTTTGTAGGGACGAGAAGTTACATGTCTCCTGAGAGATTGCAAGgtgattttatattattttaagaAGAACAAAGAGATTTCATTGTAATAAATAATTGGCCATTAATCTTAGTTTCTACAGGCTTAATTATTATGCAATATGCATTAAATTTAGTCTAAAAGTATTCTCAATTTGACAGTTTGtcaagttaggttaggtcataGATTTACACACTGCATAGCATATcaatcaaatttattttttgttaggAACTCATTACTCTGTCCAGAGTGACATATGGTCCTTGGGTCTATCCTTGGTGGAGATGGCCATTGGCATGTATCCGATACCTCCTCCGGATGCTAAAACCTTGGCCGCCATCTTTGGATCCCACCGAGATCCTAACGCTGAACCCATCTGCCCCAGACCGATGGCCAtctttgaactgctcgactACATAGTTAACGAACAGCCCCCAAAGCTCCCTGCGGGCATATTCACAAACGATTTCAAGGATTTCGTTGATAAATGCCTCAGGAAGAACCCTGACGAAAGGGCGGATCTGAGGAGTCTTCAGAATCACAGTTGGATAAAAAGATCGGAGTCCGAGGACGTGGATATAGCGGGTTGGGTGTGTAAGACGATGGGCATAACTCCTCCCCATCAAGATGATTCGAACGATAATAGgtaaagtgcttatgttgatgTAAGTTTAGGAGTTTTCAAGGTGATATTCACGATATTGATAGGCAGGTATGAAACGATAGCTTCTTTGATGTTTGGGATGATTTATTGCAAACAATAAGCATTTCCGACATTATTagtcatgaattttttcaactgataacatatttccaaaatcagttTTAGCATGTATCAAAATGGACTCTCCTCCAATCTTGTCTGGAAAAATTTGGAGAAGGTATATTGATTAGGTCACTCCAACGGTTTTTATGAAAGCAGGAATGACTTGATTGAACTGTTTGCAACGATTTGAATTGATGATAATGAAATTAAATATcaaatttgaaggaaaatctcCCAAAAATTATCTTGTTCTGTGATCATGTGTCATCGAAATGTCA
The window above is part of the Coccinella septempunctata chromosome 8, icCocSept1.1, whole genome shotgun sequence genome. Proteins encoded here:
- the LOC123318986 gene encoding dual specificity mitogen-activated protein kinase kinase dSOR1-like, which gives rise to MPKNKLKLTLPPGSLEQSSTTPTNGFNDMQRHDFKGSTIDHLTARLEELDMDDNQIKKIEIFLDQKEKIGVNLTDDDFENLGELGSGNGGVVIKVRHKTSGLIMARKLIHLEVKPAVKKQIIRELKVLHECNFAHIVGFYGAFYIDGEISICMEYMDAGSLDLILKKAGRIPENILGKITCAVLKGLSYLRDKHSIIHRDVKPSNILVNSSGEIKICDFGVSGQLIDSMAESFVGTRSYMSPERLQGTHYSVQSDIWSLGLSLVEMAIGMYPIPPPDAKTLAAIFGSHRDPNAEPICPRPMAIFELLDYIVNEQPPKLPAGIFTNDFKDFVDKCLRKNPDERADLRSLQNHSWIKRSESEDVDIAGWVCKTMGITPPHQDDSNDNR
- the LOC123318989 gene encoding uncharacterized protein LOC123318989, whose protein sequence is MVSLRYMDLLCFLIVCAALFTISAAIECYQCTGSDPERPFQCNEWLTDDIDLKPESCDSVYDAKYCVKHYGRFEASAILCYQCTAADSVDCSDGMVHMGGIEPQSCDNVFEAQYCVKSTSLHRGIGAKRFCSSLDLGNYCNYVKQPGDLLTYRTCIYTCTGDGCNPANRSKSHIFVLSTALILTVYRYLQR
- the LOC123318988 gene encoding solute carrier family 25 member 40-like produces the protein MDSGERESLPAQEDVDFLITPTQQALASCTGAVVTSLLVTPLDVVKIRLQAQQKNTPRCFLYCNGLMDHFCGCKPQDLQRQWYARPGHFSGTMDAFYKITKTEGITSLWSGLSPTLVLAIPATIIYFVAYEQFRLKLKHKYNAHNAGLAEQPFWIPLISGGTARIFSVTLVSPLELIRTKMQSQKLSYYEIGRALKMLIKQDGVGALWMGVIPTLCRDVPFSAIYWTNYETFKKLFWTSNQPSFSKSFICGGLAGMVAATITTPFDVIKTHQQIQLGEKTIYGGKSKTMVGSFYDTFLDIRRSHGFRGLFAGLFPRVVKVAPSCAIMISSFEYGKIFFNRLAKENQVPNVSSQKKLVNKIVSESSLRSLN
- the LOC123318987 gene encoding UDP-galactose translocator produces the protein MRLRMSQKSIDRKANALKYVSLVTLTLQNAVLGLSMRYSRTREGDLFISSTAVLMAEVVKLTTCLAIVYVDSGGIIKLFEALHAYIIKQPLDTLKVGVPSLLYVIQNNLLYLSASHLDAATYQVTYQLKIFTTAIFSVLILKKQLILTQWLSLVSLIGGIVLVQLAQDKAPAKVPNGMEQNHVIGFLAALGACCLSGFAGVYFEKILKGSDISVWMRNIQLSLLSIPIGLVTCFAQDNSKILNQGFFFGYDGFVVYLIVLQATGGLLVALVVKYADNILKGFATSLAIIISCIVSIYLFDFHLTVKFSVGAMLVIFAIFLYGYQPKKKQSPITAHKV